The nucleotide sequence AATTGATCCACCGCCGCCTGCAAGCGTTTCACGCGATCCTCCTGTTCGCTTCGTTCTTCCGGATTGTGAGCCGGATCCGTTATTCCACTCTGAATCAGGGTCAGCTTGCGTTCCCGTTCCCCGCGTTTCCGCCGCGCCCGGTAGTGATCGATGGCGATATTGGTGGCAATGCGGAAAACCCATCCGCGAAGGCCCACGGCGTGGTCCACCTTGTGCAGATTGCGGTAGACCCGCAGGAAGGTGTCCTGCAGCACTTCCATGGCGTCGTCATGATCACGGAAAAACCCCAGCGCGACCTGGAACACCATGGGCTGCAACAGGCGTACCAGGGATTCAAACGCCTGGGCATCCCCCTTTTGAGAGCGTGCCAGCAGATCCCCTGTTTCGTCTCGTTGGCTTTCGGATTGGGGTAAGGTGTTCATTTCCTCTTTATCCACGTCTTGTTTCCCGTTATTCCCCGGGGTCAATCACCCCGGGGTTCATACACTTATAAAACACTTCTTGGTGGAAAAAGGTTTACAAAGGGAAAAGTTGAAAAGTTGGGTTCTCTTCCATTTTGTGTGGGTTTGCACGTCACTCTGGTTTAAAAAGGGAAAGGCTTTTTAAGAGTACCCTTTCGGGCATAAATACCCAGAGGGCACAGGTCACCGCTCACCACTTCGGTGTTCTTCGACGGCTTAAGATGGCCATGGCGGATGTTCGGGATGTTTCCGAGGCCGGCTTTCGTCTTCGGGGAGTACCCCTCAGCCGACCATTCTGTCTCAGACCATGGGTCCCCGGAA is from Candidatus Aminicenantes bacterium and encodes:
- a CDS encoding sigma-70 family RNA polymerase sigma factor — its product is MNTLPQSESQRDETGDLLARSQKGDAQAFESLVRLLQPMVFQVALGFFRDHDDAMEVLQDTFLRVYRNLHKVDHAVGLRGWVFRIATNIAIDHYRARRKRGERERKLTLIQSGITDPAHNPEERSEQEDRVKRLQAAVDQLSTRERSVFVLKHVNHLKMKEIAAILDISLGTVKSTYFRAVNHLRREVAAGGEA